The stretch of DNA TTGGAATTACAAGGGCAGAACAAGAACTCTATATGACTAGTGCCCAAATGAGAACGTTATTTGGCCGTACGAACATGAATCCCCCATCGCGATTCATTAAGGAAATTCCAGAAGAATTAGTAGATAATTTAGTAGAAGCGAACAAACAAGCAACAACACCATTTGGAGGCGGAGGTTCACCTCGACCGTTCGGTAGACAAACACCTACCCCAACACCACAGCGCAACGTAACAGCACCTTCGAGAGCATTAACGAGCACTGGTGGAGATCAACTTGGTTGGAATGTTGGCGATAAGGCAGAACATAAAAAATGGGGAATTGGAACAGTCGTTAGTGTGAAAGGTGAAGGAGAAGATAAGGAACTTGATATTGCTTTTCCTAGTCCAGTAGGAATAAAACGACTGTTAGCTAAATTTGCTCCAGTTACGAAAGTTTAGAACGAAAGGGCGTAAAGTATGAACATACAACAAGCAGAAGCGCGAGTAAAAGAGCTTCATAATATATTAAACCAATATAATTATGAATATCATGTAATAGATAAGCCGTCTGTTTCAGATGCTGAATACGATTCCCTCATAACGGAGTTAAAACAGTTAGAACAACAATATCCTGAACTCCAAAGCCCTGACTCTCCTACACAGAGAGTTGGGGGAGCGGTGTTAGACATGTTCTCCAAAGTGGAGCATCGCGTTCCGATGTTATCACTTGGAAATGCGTTTAATGAAGATGATTTACGAAGCTTTGATCGCCGTGTGAAGCAAGCCGTAGGGGAAAACGTCCGTTATGTAGTCGAAATGAAAATTGACGGATTAGCGGTTTCCCTTCGTTATGAAGATGGGGTGTTCGTCCAAGGAGCAACACGTGGAGATGGGACGACAGGTGAAGACATTACTGCTAACTTAAAAACGATTCGCTCGATACCGTTACGCTTAAAAGAAAACGTAACGTTAGAAGTACGTGGTGAAGCGTTCATGCCGAAAAAATCATTTGTAAAACTAAATGAAGACAGGCTGGAAAGAGAAGAAGAACCGTTTGCAAACCCAAGAAATGCAGCAGCAGGGTCCCTTCGCCAGTTAGATCCAAAAATTGCTGCCCAACGTAATTTAGACATTTTTGTTTACAGTCTAGTAAATCCAGAAGAACTCGGTGTTACGTCTCATAGTGAGGCCCTTCAATATTTAGAAAAGCTAGGATTTAAAACAAATAAAGAACGTAAAGTGTGCAATACGATAGAAGAAGTAGTTGAATTTGTTCTAGGATGGCATACAAAACGACCAGAGCTTTCGTATGATATAGATGGCATCGTCATTAAGGTAGATAGTTTGGACCAGCAGGAGGAATTAGGATTTACAGCGAAAAGTCCACGTTGGGCTATCGCGTATAAGTTTCCTGCAGAAGAAGTCTCGACGAAATTAATCGACATTGAGCTTAGCGTAGGAAGAACGGGTGTTATAACCCCTACCGCTATTTTAGAGCCCGTTAAAGTTGCGGGAACAACGGTACAACGTGCATCATTACATAATGAAGACTTAATTAGAGAGAAAGATATTAAGCTCGGTGATTATGTGGTCGTAAAAAAAGCGGGAGATATTATCCCCGAAGTTGTGAATGTATTGACAGACCGGCGGACAGGGGAGGAAGTGGATTTCCAAATGCCAACTCATTGTCCAGAGTGTAACAGTGAGTTAGTGCGAATAGAAGGAGAAGTCGCACTACGATGTATTAATCCGAAATGTCCTGCCCAAATTAGAGAAGGCTTAATACACTTTGTTTCAAGAAATGCGATGAATATTGATGGACTCGGTGAAAAAGTAATTGCCCAGCTTTTTTCTGAAAAATTAATTGAAGATGTGGCCGATCTTTACAAGTTAACGAAAGAACAACTTATAGCATTAGAACGAATGGGCGAGAAGTCAGCGGATAATTTAATAAAAGCGATTGAAGCGTCCAAAAATAATTCGTTAGAACGACTAGTGTTTGGCTTAGGCATCCGTCTTGTTGGTGCAAAGGCAGCGAAGACGATAGCTCAACATTTTCCTCATATAGATTCAATGATGAAAGCATCGAAAGAAGAGTTAGTGGCGATTTATGAAATAGGCGATAAAATGGCTGATTCCGTTGTTACTTATTTTGAGCAGCCAGAAGTACTAGAAGTAATTCAAGAATTAAAAGAACTTGGCGTAAATATGGAATATAAAGGTGCAATGCCAGTAAATGAAGAAGAAGTAGATTCGGTTTTTGCTGGTAAAACAGTCGTTTTAACTGGTAAACTAGAAGCATTATCAAGAAATGATGCAAAAGCAGCAATTGAGCGATTAGGTGGAAAAGTGACAGGAAGTGTAAGTAAAAAGACAGATCTAGTCGTAGCTGGAGAGGAAGCAGGCTCCAAACTAACGAAAGCTCAAGAGCTCGGTATTGAAGTATGGGATGAGGCAAGATTGGTTCAAGAAATACAATAATAAGAGGTGTTGAATGTGAGGAGATACTTACCAGTTCTCCTTGTTGTTTCTCTTCTAACTAGCGGATGTATTCCTAGCTTTGAGAAACAAGAAGAAGTAATTCAAGATCCACAACAAGAAGATACGGAACGAGCAATCGTACCAAGATATAAAATATCGGATGACTTTTATCAGACGATTCTTCCGTTTAAACCAGGGGAAACACGGGGGCAAACAGTGCCACGGTTAAGCAGTAGAATGGACGTTGATGAATTTGAACTAGGGTTAATGAGACTTTCCCAAGGTACATTTCCGTCAGCTCAATATTTATACCAAGAAGGCCAATACATTTCCCGAAGCACGATTAGTAGCTGGTTGCGTCGAGAATTAACTCCTGCTCAGATGGAAGAACAAGGAGATGAAGCAAACTTAGGTTTAAATCCTCCTTGGATCGAGGGAAAGGATACGAAAGCAACAAACGAAAATAGCCCAATCATTTTAGCCCATGTACTAGAGCAAAACTATTTAGTTCGCAAAGATGATGGGAAAGTTGAGCTAGGCGGAATTTCTATCGGGTTAGCGTTAAATTCTGTACATGAATATACGGACGAACACCAAGGAATTCCGTTAGCAAGAACATACGATATTCCCGATGCTGTTCTTGAAGAAGAAGGAAAAAGAATGGCAAATGAAATTGTTAGTAGAATTCGAAATATACAGGGGTTGGAGCAAATCCCAATTGTAGTAGGATTGTACAAACAGAGTGAGCACAATTCAATCGTACCTGGAACGTTTATTACAAAAAGTACAGTAGATCGTGGAAATAGCTCAACAGCGAGATGGGAAGCGATAAATGAGGAATATCATTTGTTCCCTTCAAGCGACGCAATGGAATTTTATCGTGACGATGCAATGAGGTTCCAAAACTTCAAAACAGATGTAGATGAATTCTTTCCGAACCATACAGGAATTGTAGGGTATGGTCACTACATGGACGGGGATATTCAAAAATTTGAAATTAATGTATTTATGGAGTTTTACGGAAAAGCAGAATTGATTGGATTTACACAATATGTAACGGGATTACTATTAGAACATTTCCCACCTCATGTTAATCTAGAACTAACAGTAGAATCAATAAACGGAGCAGAAGCATTAATTGTTAGAGATGCTGGTGCGGAGGAACCGTTTGTTCACATTTACTAAGTAGCGGCATGGCATCATGCTAGCTACTTTTTTTTATAATACGAAAGTGCATATATATAAAGAAGAGAGAAATGATTTTCCTATAAAATTAGTATTTGGCAAAACGCTTACATAATAAAAATTCAGTAAGTCGCAATTTCTATTATTTTTTTACTAGTTTAATAAATAACAACATTTGAAAGCTTTTAATTTATAGGTTAGAATGGAAAAGTGCAAGCGCTTATAATGGATAGGAGGCGAATGTAATGGTATTACCTTACAAACATGAACCATTTACAGATTTCACGCAAGAGGAAAATAAGACAGCCTACTTAGAAGGCTTAAAATTGGTGGAATCTTACTTAGGACAAGATTATGATTTAGTAATTGGCGGAGAGCGTGTTACGACAGAAGATAAAATCGTTTCCGTAAACCCTGCGAATAAAGAAGAAGTAATTGGTCGCGTTTCAAAAGCTAACCAAGAGCTGGCGGAAAAGGCAATGCAAATTGCTGATGAAACATTTAATACTTGGCGCAAAACAAAGCCAGAAATGAGAGCGGATATTTTATTCCGTGCGGCTGCTATCATTCGTCGTCGTAAACATGAATTTTCTGCACTTTTAACAAAAGAAGCAGGTAAGCCGTGGAATGAGGCAGATGCGGATACAGCAGAAGCAATCGATTTCTTAGAATATTACGCTCGTCAAATGTTAAAAATTAAAGACGGCATGCCAGTGGAAAGTCGCCCAGGCGAATATAACCGTTACGGATATATTCCTCTTGGAGTAGGAGTTATTATTTCTCCTTGGAACTTCCCATTCGCAATTATGGCTGGTACAGCAGTAGCAGCTATCGTATCTGGTAATACAGTTCTATTAAAACCAGCATCTACTACGCCAATCGTGGCAGCTAAGTTTGTAGAAGTAATGGAAGAAGCAGGACTTCCTGCAGGAGTATTAAACTTCATACCTGGTAGCGGTGCGGAAGTTGGGGACTACTTAGTAGACCACCCACGTACACGTTTCATTTCGTTCACAGGTTCTCGTGATGTAGGTTTACGTATATACGAGCGTGCTTCCAAAGTAAACCCAGGCCAAATTTGGTTAAAGCGTGTAATCGCAGAAATGGGTGGAAAAGATACAATGGTTGTCGATAAAGAAGGCGACCTAGAACTAGCAGCTCAAGCTATCGTTAAATCTGCATTCGGATTCTCTGGACAAAAATGTTCTGCATGTTCACGTGCAGTAATCGTTGAAGATGTATATGATCAAGTTTTAGCTCGTGCTGTTGAGTTAACGAAAGAATTAAAAGTTGGTAATCCTACAGACCAATCTAACTTTATGGGTCCTGTTATCGACCAAGCAGCATTTGATAAAATTATGAGCTATGTAGAAATCGGTAAAGAAGAAGGACGTTTAATGGCTGGTGGAGAAGGAGACAGCTCGACTGGATTCTTCGTACAACCAACGATCATTGCCGATGTTGATCCGAAAGCTCGTTTAATGCAAGAAGAAATCTTCGGACCAGTTGTAGCATTTGCAAAAGCAAAAGATTTCGATCATGCGCTTGAAATTGCGAACAACACAGAATACGGTTTAACGGGAGCAGTTATCACTAACAACCGTGACCATATTGAAAAGGCACGTGAAGACTTCCACGTTGGTAACCTTTACTTCAACCGTGGCTGTACTGGTGCAATCGTTGGATACCAACCATTCGGTGGCTTCAACATGTCAGGAACAGACTCTAAAGCAGGTGGCCCAGACTACCTACTTCTTCACATGCAAGCTAAAACAACTTCAGAAATGCTATAAGCTTAATACGACACCTCTCTGCTATTTGCAGGGAGGTGTTTTTGTGATGTTTGGGGGTGGAGAGGAGAGGGAGAGCAAGCCCTATCTGTTACGTATCTAGCGGTTTTTGTTCAACATCGCCGAGAATGTGTTCCAGAAGATGATTGGAAAAGTCCGTTTCATCGAATGTGATCGGTATCCGGCGGTTTCTGTTTAATTTGTCGCGGTTTCTGTTCAACATGTTGCGATTTGTGATTAACATCGCCGGGAATGTGTTTCGGAAGATGATTGGAAAAGTCCGTTTCATCGAATGTGATCGGTATCCGGCGGTTTCTGTTTAATTTGTCGCGGTTTCTGTTCAACATGTTGCGATTTGTGATCAACATCGCCGAGAATGTGTTCCAGAGGATGCTTGGAAAAGTCCGTTTCATCGAATGTGATCGGTATCCGGCGGTTTCTGTTTAATTTGTCGCGGTTTCTGTTCAACATGTTGCGATTTGTGATCAACATCGCCGAGAATGTGTTCCAGAGGATGATTGGTAAAGTCCGTTTCATCGAATGTGATCGGTATCCGGCGGTTTCTGTTTAATTTGTCGCGGTTTCTGTTCAACATGTTGCGATTTGTGATTAACATCGCCGAGAATGTGTTCCAGAAGATGATTGGAAAAGTCCGTTTCATCGAATGTGATCGGTATCCGGCGGTTTCTGTTCAACATGTTGCGATTTGTGATCAACATCGCCGAGAATGTGTTCCAGAAGATGCTTGGAAAAGTCTGTTTCATCGAATGTGATCGGTATCCGGCGGTTTCTGTTCAATTTGCCGCGGTTTCTGTTCAACATAGCCCAGAATGTGTTCAAGTAGATGCTTGGAAAAGTCCGTTTCATCGAATGTGTTCCGGAAGATGATTGGAAAAGTCAGTTTCAAAGCACTCCGAAGTTTATGTATATAAACCGCTCCTTTCTGTGGGTTATCTTTTGGATTTATGTGTCCCCAGTAGCTTGTTCAAGACTCCCACCGAAGTTTCTGTGCATTATCCATTCGTTTCTGTGGATTACCGAACAATTTATGTGGGTTAACAATCGTTTTATGTGCGACCAGTAGCTTGTTCAAGACTCCCACCGAAGTTTCTGTGCATTATCCATTCGTTTCTGTGGATTACCGAACAATTTATGTGGGTTAACAATCGTTTTATGTGCGACCAGTAGCTCGTTCAATGCTCCCACCGAAGTTTTTGTGCATTATCCATTCGTTTCTGTGGGTTACCGAACAATTTATGTGGGTTAACAATCGTTTTATGTGCGACCAGTAGCTCGTTCAATGCTCCCACCGAAGTTTCTGTGCATTATCCATTCGTTTCTGTGGGTTACCGAACAATTTCTGTGGGTTAACAATCGTTTTATGTGCGGCCAGTAGCTCGTTCAATGCTCCCTCCGAAGTTTCTGTGCATTACCCGCTCACATATGTGGGTTACCGAACAATTTATGTGGATTACACTCGTTTTATGTGCCGCCTGTAGCTTGTTCAAGGGACGCACAAAATCGTTCATACAACACAAAAAAAGAGTCAGAGCTAGCTCTGACCCGACAATCTTTATTCTAATGATTTTTTCATTTCCTCAAACTGTCCTTGAATTTTTTCGCTAGGAAGTTTAGTGAGTAAGCTAACTACAATAATAGCAATCGTACTTAATAGAAAACCAGGGATAATTTCATACATCCATTTGCTTAAAACTAAACCATTCACTTCAATAGAAGAATTAATCCAGAATAGCACCGTAATTGCCCCGGTTAACATTCCTGCTAATGCTCCCCAACGAGTCATTCGTTTCCAATATAAACTTAATAGAACAACAGGGCCAAATGCTGCACCAAAACCAGCCCATGCATTACCTACTAAATTTAAGATAGTATCATTTGGTGTATAAGATAAAAATATAGCAACGATGGCAACGATTACAACCGATAGGCGACCAGCCATTACTAATTCTTTATCAGACGCAGTACGACGTAAAAACGTTTTGTAAAAATCTTCCGTTAAAGCACTAGAAGTTACTAACAGCTGCGAAGATATAGTACTCATAATCGCGGCTAAAATAGCAGCTAATAAAAATCCACCTACAAAAGGATGAAAGAGTGTTTGTGATAATACAATAAAAATTGTTTCGGAGTTTCCAATTTGCAAGTTATTTTGTGAAACATAGGCAATTCCAACTAAGCCTGTTGCCATTGCACCAATTAACGTAATAATCATCCAGCCGATCCCGATACGGCGTGCTGGCTTTAACTCTTTGATGGATCGGATGGCCATAAAACGGACGATAATATGTGGCTGTCCGAAATATCCAAGCCCCCATGCAAGTAAAGAAATGATACCTAAGACGGTTGTTCCGGTAAATAAGTTCATTAAGTTAGGGTCAATACTTTGGATGGTATCGATCGTTGTTGCTGTTCCTCCAACACTTGTTAGTGCGACAATTGGTACTAGTATTAAAGCGATAAACATAATAGTACCTTGAACGAAGTCTGTTAAACTAACTGCTAGAAATCCCCCGATAAACGTGTAGGCTACAACTACTAGGGCTGTCACAAATAATCCAACACTGTAATCCATCTTAAAAGCCGTTTCAAATAATGTTCCACCAGCAACTAAACCGGATGAAGTATAAAGTGTAAAGAAAATAATGATAACAATTGCTGAAACGATTCTAAGAATTCTCGTTTGATCTCCGAATCGGTTTTCGAAGAAGTCTGGTATTGTAATAGAGTCATTCGCGATATAAGTATAAGAACGAAGACGTGGTGCTACAATTAAATAATTGACATACGCACCGATTGTTAAACCAATTGCAATCCACATGCTAGATATTCCGGATGCATAAAGGGCGCCAGGTAATCCCATGAGCATCCAGCCACTCATGTCAGATGCTCCAGCGGATAAAGCTGTAACACCAGGACCAAGCTTTCTTCCACCAAGCATATAGCCGGCTAAATCATTTGTTGATTTCCGGTAGGCATACACCCCGATAGCAATCATTACAATAAAATAGAGCGCTAACGAAATAATTGTACCTGTTTCCATCCTAATCACTCCAATCTTTTCGTATTTACGATTAATATCGTATACTAATGTATATGTTTATAGTGAGAAAATAAGCTTTCTATATTTATTACATTGTAGTTTGTAACTTCAACGATGGCAATGAGAATTTTTGTATTTTATGAAATATGTAAATTTTTTGAATTCTAGTAAAAAAAAGAGGATCAGAGCTAGCTCTGATCCTCTTGCTTAACTATATTACTTTGTTTCTTCATCTAATGTTTCTTTCATTTCTTCAAAGCCATCCTGCACTTTTTGGCGTGGGAAGTTAGTAATATAACTAACTAGTATAATAGCAATTGTACTTAGAATGAAACCTGGGATAATTTCATACACCCAACCACTTAACGTTTGACCATTAAATTCTACTGGGAAGTAAATCCAGAAAAGAACGGTGATTGCACCAACAAGCATCCCAGCAAGTGCTCCCCAACGGTTCATTCGTTTCCAGAATAAACTTAATAAAATTACTGGACCGAAAGCAGCACCAAATCCTGCCCAAGCGTTACCTACTAAGTTCAGTATCGTATCGTTTGGTGTAAGTGATAAAAGAATTGCTACAACTGCAACGATAAATACCGATAAACGCCCGATAAATACAAGTTCTTTTTCAGAAGCACTACGTTTTATGAATGTTTTATAAAAGTCTTCTGTTAACGCACTTGATGTGACAAGTAGCTGAGAAGAAATAGTACTCATAATTGCTGCTAAAATAGCGGCTAATAAAAACCCACCGATAATAGGATGGAATAAAACTTGTGATAGTACGATGAAAATCGTCTCACTATTTTCAATTTGAATATTGTTTTGAGAAGTATAAGCGATACCTACTAAACCAGTTACTAACGCACCGATAATTGCTACGATCATCCAACCCATTCCGATACGACGCGCAGCTTTTAAATCACTAACTGATTTAATCGCCATAAAGCGGACGATAATGTGTGGTTGACCGAAATAACCAAGCCCCCATGCTAGTAACGAAATAATACCTAAAACAGATGTACCAGCAAATAAGTTCATAAGGTTTGGATCGATACTACGGATTTCCTCGAAGGTTGGTGTTGGGCCCCCTAAACTAGTAAACGCAACAATAGGGACTAACACTAAAGCGACGAACATAATACAACCTTGGACAAAGTCCGTTAAACTAACTGCTAAGAAACCACCAAATAATGTGTAGGAAACAACTACAGCTGCAGTTACAAATAAACCTACTTTATAATCCATATTAAATGCACTTTCAAATAACGTACCACCAGATACTAATCCTGAAGAGGTGTAAAGGGTAAAGAAAATAATAATAACAATACCTGAAACTAGGCGAAGAATTCTAGTGTTATCAAAAAACCTGTTTTCTAAAAAGTCTGGAATTGTAATAGAATCATTAGCTACTTCCGTATAAGTACGTAAGCGAGGTGCAACTAAAATATAGTTTAAATATGCACCAATCGTTAAACCAATTGCAATCCATATTTCTGACATTCCGGATGCATACATCGCACCTGGTAATCCCATTAACATCCAACCACTCATATCTGATGCCCCAGCTGACAATGCTGTTACACCAGGTCCAAGCCTTCGTCCTCCAAGCATGTACCCTGATAAATCATCGGTCGACTTCTTATAAGCGTAAAGTCCGATCGCTAGCATCCCGATAAAATACAATGCTAACGCGATAATCGTTCCCGTTTCCATCAAAATCACTCCTATTTTTCTATTTTTCTAGCATTCTCCCTTTCTGAAAAAAATACAAATGCTTACGGTTACTTAACCTAACAAACTATTCCCAATAATTCAAGGCGATGAAACATATTTGTAACATAGTCAACGGCTTGTAAACCGTTGCCATTATAAGGTTAAAGCTGAATTGTATTTTTTCTAAAGTAAAACTATTCAGAAAAATCAGACATGCTAATTCGCCTTGTTTTAGTATCCTATGCATTTTTTATTTTTATATGATTATCTGTTTTTGTTTGAATTATTATATAGATGAAAGCAGAGTAGGTAAATTCAAATTTGATTAATGTGATTTAGTATGAACGTATCGACAAAATTTTCAAATAAACGTAAATTATTCATTGAGTTAACGACCTATTTCACAAATCTTTTTCTTTCTATATTATTGTAGAACAACTGTAGCTTGAAGTAGGTAGTAAAAGTTTAGTATTATAAGTATATTGTGCAAGTCCGAAATTTTACGGAGGTGAAAGAAATGTCCCGTATTTCAAAAGATCAAGTAAAGCACGTAGCTCACTTAGCGCGTCTTGCGATAACGGAAGAAGAAGCAGAATTATTCACAAATCAGTTAGATTCTATTATTACGTTTGCTGAGCAATTAAATGAACTCGATACTGAAAATGTTCAGCCAACAACACACGTTTTACATATGAAAAATGTGTTGCGTGAAGATGTTCCGGCAAAAGGTCTTCCAGTCGAGGAAGTATTGAAAAATGCACCAGACCATAAAGATGGACAAGTACGCGTTCCATCTATATTAGAATAGTAAGGAGGGAAAAAAAGTGTCTTTATTCGACAAAAAGCTATCAGAACTACATAGTCTTTTACATAAGAAAGAAATTAGCGTTTCGGACTTAGTGGATGCGTCTTATAAACAAATTCACAATGTAGACGATAAAGTTCAAGCGTTCTTAACATTAGATGAAGAAAATGCACGTGCATATGCAAAACAATTAGATGAAACAATTGGGGTAGAGAAAGAACATGGATTATTGTTCGGACTTCCAATTGGTGTAAAAGATAACATCGTAACGAAAGGTATTCGTACTACTTGTGCGAGCAAAATCCTTGGGAACTTTGATCCGATTTACGATGCAACAGTTGTACAAAAACTACAAGCTGCCCAAACAGTTACAATTGGTAAATTAAACATGGATGAGTTTGCAATGGGTTCTTCAAACGAAAACTCAGCGTTTGCAGCAACTCGTAACCCGTGGGATTTAGATAGAGTGCCAGGTGGGTCAAGTGGTGGTTCTGCTGCTGCTGTAGCGGCAGGCGAAGTATTTTTCTCCCTAGGCTCTGATACAGGTGGTTCAATTCGTCAACCAGCTGCGTTTTGTGGAGTAGTTGGATTAAAGCCTACATACGGTCGTGTATCACGTTATGGGCTAGTTGCTTTTGCATCATCACTAGATCAAATTGGTCCGATTACAAGAACAGTAGAAGATAATGCGTACCTATTACAAGCTATTTCAGGATTAGACCCAATGGATTCCACTTCAGCGAATGCAGAGGTTCCAGATTTTCTTTCTAGCTTAACTGGAGACATTCAAGGGTTAAAAATTGCCGTACCAAAAGAGTATTTAGGTGAAGGGGTTAGCGAAGAAGTTCGTCAATCCGTATTAGATGCGTTAAAAGTGTTAGAAGCGCAAGGGGCAACGTGGGATGAAGTATCACTACCTCACTCAAAATATGCGCTTGCAACGTATTATTTACTTTCTTCGTCTGAAGCTTCAGCTAACTTAGCGCGCTTCGACGGTGTTCGTTACGGTTACCGTACGGACAATGCGAAAAATTTAATCGATATGTACAAGCAAACTCGTAGTGAAGGTTTTGGACCAGAAGTAAAACGTCGTATTATGTTAGGAACGTTTGCATTAAGCTCTGGTTACTACGATGCTTACTATATTAAAGCTCAAAAAGTAAGAACATTAATTAAAGAAGACTTCGAAAAAGTGTTTGAAAACTACGATGTGATCGTTGGACCAACAACTCCAACTCCCGCATTTAAAGTAGGAGAAAAAGTGAACGATCCGTTAACAATGTACGCAAACGATATTTTAACCATTCCAGTTAACTTAGCGGGAGTACCGGCTATTTCTGTACCAGGTGGATTTGTGAACGGCTTACCGGTTGGATTACAAATTATCGGAAAACACTTTGATGAAAGTACAATTTACCGTGTTGCCCATGCATTCGAGCAAGCAACAGACCATCATAAACAAAAACCACAATTGTAAGGGGTGAGACAAGATGAACTTTGAAACGATTATTGGACTTGAAGTACACGTAGAGTTAAAAACAAAATCAAAAATATTTTCTGCAAGCCCAACGGAATTCGGTGCAGATCCAAATACACAAACAAGTGTTATTGATTTAGGTTACCCTGGTGTACTACCTGTATTAAATAAACAAGCAGTTGAGTTCGCAATGAAAGCTGCAATGGCGTTAAACTGTGAAGTCGCTACAGATACGAAATTTGACCGTAAAAACTATTTCTATCCAGACAACCCGAAAGCTTACCAAATCTCTCAATTCGATAAGCCAATTGGTGAAAATGGTTGGATTGAAATCGAAGTAAATGGTAAGAAAAAACGCATCGGAATCACTCGTCTTCATTTAGAAGAAGATGCTGGTAAATTAATGCATAGTGGAGATGGTTATTCACTTGTTGACTTTAACCGCCAAGGAACACCGTTAATTGAAATCGTATCAGAACCAGATATGCGTACGCCAGAAGAGGCTTATGCGTACTTAGAAAAATTAAAATCCATCATCCAATATACAGGTGTATCTGATTGTAAGATGGAGGAAGGTTCCCTTCGTTGTGATGCCAATATTTCATTACGTCCTGTTGGACAGGAGAAGTTTGGTACGAAAACAGAGCTGAAGAACTTAAACTCCTTCAACTT from Sutcliffiella cohnii encodes:
- the gatC gene encoding Asp-tRNA(Asn)/Glu-tRNA(Gln) amidotransferase subunit GatC, which encodes MSRISKDQVKHVAHLARLAITEEEAELFTNQLDSIITFAEQLNELDTENVQPTTHVLHMKNVLREDVPAKGLPVEEVLKNAPDHKDGQVRVPSILE
- the gatA gene encoding Asp-tRNA(Asn)/Glu-tRNA(Gln) amidotransferase subunit GatA, producing MSLFDKKLSELHSLLHKKEISVSDLVDASYKQIHNVDDKVQAFLTLDEENARAYAKQLDETIGVEKEHGLLFGLPIGVKDNIVTKGIRTTCASKILGNFDPIYDATVVQKLQAAQTVTIGKLNMDEFAMGSSNENSAFAATRNPWDLDRVPGGSSGGSAAAVAAGEVFFSLGSDTGGSIRQPAAFCGVVGLKPTYGRVSRYGLVAFASSLDQIGPITRTVEDNAYLLQAISGLDPMDSTSANAEVPDFLSSLTGDIQGLKIAVPKEYLGEGVSEEVRQSVLDALKVLEAQGATWDEVSLPHSKYALATYYLLSSSEASANLARFDGVRYGYRTDNAKNLIDMYKQTRSEGFGPEVKRRIMLGTFALSSGYYDAYYIKAQKVRTLIKEDFEKVFENYDVIVGPTTPTPAFKVGEKVNDPLTMYANDILTIPVNLAGVPAISVPGGFVNGLPVGLQIIGKHFDESTIYRVAHAFEQATDHHKQKPQL